A single Candidatus Methylomirabilota bacterium DNA region contains:
- a CDS encoding YicC/YloC family endoribonuclease produces MIRSMTGYGHAEVAGVRLSLSVECKSLNHRHLDIALRLPRGLSALELDARRVIQGAVQRGRVEVSVAVAPLDGAPSADLTINMAQARAYIDMARRAGDELNLGGIPTLQWMLEQPGVITREEQAPLSPDEWWPLLHDGLAKALGELRARRDTEGAALDKELRALLAAMGEQVGVMGTRGPAATERKQQRLRERIQALLGSTPLDEGRLATEVAMWAEKSDITEELARLRAHMDEFARLLDEGGAVGRTLDFLIQEMNREVNTVGSKADDLELSQAAIAAKSTLEKLREQAQNIE; encoded by the coding sequence ATGATCCGCAGCATGACCGGGTATGGCCACGCCGAAGTCGCCGGGGTCCGCCTGAGCCTGTCTGTGGAGTGCAAGTCGCTCAACCACCGCCACCTCGACATCGCGCTGCGTCTGCCGCGCGGCCTCTCGGCGCTGGAGCTCGACGCGCGGCGCGTGATCCAGGGCGCGGTCCAGCGCGGCCGGGTCGAGGTCAGCGTGGCCGTGGCGCCGCTCGACGGCGCGCCCTCGGCTGACCTCACGATCAACATGGCGCAGGCGCGCGCGTACATCGATATGGCCCGCAGGGCCGGCGACGAGCTCAACCTGGGCGGGATCCCGACGCTCCAGTGGATGCTCGAGCAGCCGGGCGTCATCACGCGTGAAGAGCAGGCGCCGCTGTCTCCCGACGAGTGGTGGCCGCTTCTCCACGACGGGCTCGCCAAGGCGCTCGGGGAGCTCCGCGCGCGGCGGGACACGGAGGGCGCGGCCCTCGACAAGGAGCTGCGCGCGCTGTTGGCGGCCATGGGCGAGCAGGTGGGCGTGATGGGCACCCGCGGGCCGGCGGCGACCGAGCGCAAGCAGCAGCGGCTCCGCGAGCGCATCCAGGCTCTGCTCGGCTCGACACCGCTCGACGAGGGGCGCCTCGCCACCGAGGTCGCGATGTGGGCGGAGAAGAGCGATATCACGGAGGAGCTCGCTCGGCTCCGGGCGCACATGGACGAGTTCGCGCGGCTGCTCGACGAGGGCGGCGCCGTGGGGCGCACGCTAGACTTCCTGATCCAGGAGATGAACCGCGAGGTGAACACGGTCGGCTCCAAGGCGGACGACCTCGAGCTGTCGCAGGCCGCCATCGCCGCCAAGTCCACCCTCGAAAAACTGCGCGAGCAAGCGCAGAACATCGAATGA